The Methanobacterium sp. DNA segment CCAGAGATGAATTATCCAGACAAATTGAAGAAATAAAAATTAAAGAAGCAAAAATAGAAGAAATAAAACCCGAAATAGGTAAAATAAAAATACTGGAAAACATCAGGGATAAAATTTTCAAACTAAAAGCTTTGAAGAATGAAAAAGAACATACAGAAAAATCTCTTAAAAAAATTGAATTATTTAAAAGGTTTGTATCTGAAAATCAGGAATCTTACGATAATTTTCTTAAATTAGAACTTGAAATTAATAAATTAGCCAGTTCCAGAAAAGAATTTGAGGGAACAGATGCTTTAAAGATTACTTTTGATAATAATATTAAAAATCTTCAATCTGAAATTGAAGAACTGCAAAAATCCATTTCTAACAGGCTTAAATTATATGGAGAAATTCTTGAAGAAGAGATAAGCTCCATAGATCAGCTGGAAAAATGCCTTGAAACAAAAAAGCAGGGGATCAAGGAAAACTTTAAACAAAATCAGGAACAGATTGAAGGATTTAAGTCAAAAATTTCTGATCTTAAGGGTCAGAATAAGGAAATAATGAAAGCAATCGAGGAACTGGAGAATGCTGAAGATATCTGCCCGGTATGTGAATCAGATCTTGAAGAGAGTAGAAGAGAAGAGTTATTGAATAAGTACAGAGGACAGATTGAAAAAAATAACGCTGATATTAACTCTTCTAAAGAAAATTTAGGTATATGGAATGCTGAACGTGAATTTTTAGATAGAAAGCAGCAGAAACTTGAAAAAATCAGTATAGATATTCTTAAAAAAGAATCAAATGACCTTGAAAGGAAGAAAAATGAAATTAAGGAAATGAATGAACAATTAATTGAAATAAAAAAATCTGTTATTAATTTAAGGGAAATTGATTCAAAATTGGAAGAAAAAAAAGCTTTAAAAGATGAATTAAAGGAAGGTTATAATAAATATCTTGGAGCTTTGAATTCTTTAAAAGCAATGGAAAAACCAGAAGAACTTCTGGACTCATTTAATAAGTTAAAAAGTACTATTGAACCTTTAGAAAATGAAATCAGTAACTTATGCGCCAAAATTAATGTTGAAAAGGTTCAGGTCAATACCGAACTTGAAAGAATACGAACCATTAAGGAAACTTATGATAAACTATGTGGCGAAGTTAGCGCTAAAGATGAGATCTTAAAGAATTTAAGCAATATTGAAAAAGAAATAGAAAATATTTCCAGGGAAATGGAAGCTAAAGAAGAAATGATGGATCAGGTAGTTTATGAAGGTGAAAAGCACCATCAAGCGATTAATGATCTTAATAATTGTCAAAAAGAATTTGAAGAACTACAAAAAGAATTTGAAGGTCTTAAAGGAGAGTTAAAAGGGATTCTTGAAAGAATTTCCGAACTTAAAAATGAAGTTGAATCATTCAAGAAAGATAAAGAAGAACTGGCAAAAATCAGTAGATTTATAGAACTTTTAAATGAAATAAGGAAGTTATACGGTAAAGATGGGCTTCAAAAGGATCTTAGAAATATATCAAGACCATTAATTGAGAATAATACTCTTGATTTCTTTAACAAATTTAATTTTGAATATTCTGATATAAAACTCAATGAAGATTATGATGTAACTCTGTTTGGGCCTTCTGGAGAAAATACTCTGGACATGATAAGTGGCGGGGAAATTATCGCTGTGGCAATTGCTTTAAGGCTTGGAATTGCTAAAACTCTGGTAAAAGGTAATCTGGAGTTAATGATACTTGATGAACCTACCGTTCATCTTGACTCTTATCGTAGACATGAACTGATTGATGTAATTAAAAAGCTTTCAGTTATACCTCAAATGATAATAGTTACTCATGATCCGGGTTTAGAAGAGGCTGCAACTAATATTCTTAAAATAGAAAAGAAAAATGGAGTATCTCAAATAGCCAGTATATAATAAAAATCCTAATTTTTTTCCACTTTTTGCTTTCTTCCAGCAAAGGATACAAAAATTCCTATGAAACAGAGTACTGTAAATATTGTAAATGCTATTTGTATACTTGAAAGTAGTGCAGGGTAATTTTCAGGCATTATCTGAACTCTTCCAATTATCAATGAAAACAGGAGTACAGCAATTCCCATACTTAGAGTTTGCCCTATTAATCGCATTGTGCTTACAGTTGCCGATGCAATTCCTAAAAATCTTCTTTCAACAGATCCCATGATTGCATTGGTATTTGGAGATGAAAAGAGTCCAAAACCTGCTCCAAGGACAACCAGACCAGCTATAATAAATATTATATTGGTATTGGTATTTAAAAAGATGAATTGAGCTAATCCCAGTGTTGAAAGACTCATTCCTATTGTTGCAATTATTCTTGGATCGTATCTATCTGAAAGTCTTCCTGCCACAGGCGCTAAAACTGCCATAATGACTGGTTGTGCGACAAGTATAAGACCAGCACCTGATGCATCAAGATCTTTTATGAATTGTAAATAAAGACTTAAAAAGAAGGATACAGCAAATGTCGCCATATAATTGATTAAGGCGGCTAAGCTTGAAAATCCAAAAGTTCTGTTTTTAAAGAGTTTCATATTAAATACAGGAACCTTGACTCTTAATTCAAACATTACAAATGATATGAGCCCTATCAGGCCAATTATTATCATTAAGATTCCTATGGTTCCGGGAAGCTCTGAAAATCCGAACATGAAGGTGAATAGAGCTATACTGTATAATATGGTACCGGGAATATCTAATTTTTCTCCTTTGCATGCTGCCCATTCTCCTTTTAATTTCCAGAGCGTTAAGCCAATTACAAGGAGCCCTATAGGTACCATTAAATAAAAAAGACTCCTCCATCCTAAAAATTGTGTCATAAGTCCACCAAGTACAGGGCCAAGTGAAAGACCAACATAAACAGCCCCAATGGTGAAACCTATTGCTTTACCTCGCTCTTGTGGTGGATAAACTGAAGTTACTATTGCAAGCCCTGTAACGAATATCATTGCTGATCCAATTCCCTGAATAACCCTGAATGCTATGAGCGAAATATCGGAAGGTGCAACTGCACAGAGAAAAGAGGCAATTGTAAAAATTATCATTCCATAAGTGAAAACTTTTTTCATACCGTAAATGTCAGCTATACGCCCG contains these protein-coding regions:
- a CDS encoding AAA family ATPase, translating into MIIKTVELENFKSHMNTRVDFETGISIIMGDNGAGKSSILESISFALFKEYASKKMDKLINNDKNQMQVTVQFIVNGRTYKVVRKRKRNSSPESMLYVKDNGRFLVIEKGDAAVSAEIEKIIDLDKNLFLNAVYVKQGEIANLVTKNPSEKKEMMGRLLGVDDLENSWKNMKFIIKDYNDREIHINGKLANLQSTEENLKSKQDKKDELNIIISKKDSELKKTEEKLNKLKTVKEYFDRKEIEFNNLKKEIEHYQSIFIRLNKTRDELSRQIEEIKIKEAKIEEIKPEIGKIKILENIRDKIFKLKALKNEKEHTEKSLKKIELFKRFVSENQESYDNFLKLELEINKLASSRKEFEGTDALKITFDNNIKNLQSEIEELQKSISNRLKLYGEILEEEISSIDQLEKCLETKKQGIKENFKQNQEQIEGFKSKISDLKGQNKEIMKAIEELENAEDICPVCESDLEESRREELLNKYRGQIEKNNADINSSKENLGIWNAEREFLDRKQQKLEKISIDILKKESNDLERKKNEIKEMNEQLIEIKKSVINLREIDSKLEEKKALKDELKEGYNKYLGALNSLKAMEKPEELLDSFNKLKSTIEPLENEISNLCAKINVEKVQVNTELERIRTIKETYDKLCGEVSAKDEILKNLSNIEKEIENISREMEAKEEMMDQVVYEGEKHHQAINDLNNCQKEFEELQKEFEGLKGELKGILERISELKNEVESFKKDKEELAKISRFIELLNEIRKLYGKDGLQKDLRNISRPLIENNTLDFFNKFNFEYSDIKLNEDYDVTLFGPSGENTLDMISGGEIIAVAIALRLGIAKTLVKGNLELMILDEPTVHLDSYRRHELIDVIKKLSVIPQMIIVTHDPGLEEAATNILKIEKKNGVSQIASI
- a CDS encoding MFS transporter gives rise to the protein MENKNSARIPALIIAVIASFFTPFMGSAINIALPAIGSEFLTDAILLSWIPTSFILASAIFAVPFGRIADIYGMKKVFTYGMIIFTIASFLCAVAPSDISLIAFRVIQGIGSAMIFVTGLAIVTSVYPPQERGKAIGFTIGAVYVGLSLGPVLGGLMTQFLGWRSLFYLMVPIGLLVIGLTLWKLKGEWAACKGEKLDIPGTILYSIALFTFMFGFSELPGTIGILMIIIGLIGLISFVMFELRVKVPVFNMKLFKNRTFGFSSLAALINYMATFAVSFFLSLYLQFIKDLDASGAGLILVAQPVIMAVLAPVAGRLSDRYDPRIIATIGMSLSTLGLAQFIFLNTNTNIIFIIAGLVVLGAGFGLFSSPNTNAIMGSVERRFLGIASATVSTMRLIGQTLSMGIAVLLFSLIIGRVQIMPENYPALLSSIQIAFTIFTVLCFIGIFVSFAGRKQKVEKN